TTCCGCATTATATGCTAGGAGAGATTCCCATTGATAGTGCGTTCATCACTTCACCAAGGTAGGTGACATGGCTGGAGGGGAAGAGTATCGTACCTTTTGGGAGACTTGACGTCGTGAACACGCCGGTCAAAGGCATGCTTGACGGGAGTAGCTGTAGAAGCAGATGACGTCTGATTCTCGAGTCAGCGCCCAGCTATACAAAGCTTGGGCTGAAGCTCGGCTTGTCGACAACAAAGCTCACCATTTTGTCTAATAATCCCAGCACGAATATCGCTGCGAGTCGAAGCTTGAACGGAGAAGGGTTAATCGACGGCACAGTATAGAAGCAATAGCCGGAAGTAGGCGATTCAGCGCATCGAGAATCAGGCCACAATCCAGGCTCGTGATCTGTATGCTACTCGTAGGAAAACTTTCTGTGTTTACTCCGAACGATgtaaagaagaaagaagaaaagaaaaaagagaagaggttgacggaagatggaggagaagaaaatATGATTGGGGGCTGGAGGAAAAGTAGCGCCGTGTTCGTGGGTCCAAAGCCCATAGCCTCATAACTGGGCTTGAGAGCCAATCATGTCAGCGAAAAGCTCCACTGAGCTCTGTCCTGTCTGCCTCAGGTCTCCATCAATGACAGCCCCGCCAAACCAAGGTAAGGTCCCTGAAAATGAGCTCCGTTGTATGCCGCGGCTATGCCATTGCTCTCGATGAATCGATTTGGGTTGTGCAATAACATCCATGATATGACCCTAATGACAATTTCAGGTGTCAATTCAATATTTCAGCTATAGTCCTTCGGGTATAATACAGCTAATGAGCTCTAATCCGAGCATCAATGATGGTCATGGTACCCTAACTCATGAGATCAATGTCATGAGCCAAGCCACAGATTACATGCAACGAGGTCACCATGATCGAGCTAGAGGCGTGATACCTACAGTAGAACAGGGCTAGACTTATTTACAGTAGCTTATCTCTTTTGATCGTGCGGAGAATGCAATGCGCCTTCGGCCTTCGCCGTCTTTCGATAGACACAGATACGGCATGAGGAGAACCCTGACGAGGTCAGGTCGATCGTCAAAACATGAGCAGGGCCAGGGCTGAGCTGATTTATCTTCTTACACTTTTGCTTTCTAACTCAACCACCAAAGTATATCTATATATCTACTatcactctcactctcacctTTTCCTCTGACCTATAGCTACAACTGCTAGCAATAGCTCATCTCATCACTGAAGCTCTCACTGCTGTcccgcttcttcttggccctcTGTGGATCACACACACGACAGGACCGTGCTCACTGCTCCACCAACAACGGGCAAGCCAAACCCTCGAGTCGAAACCTTGAAGGCACCATACTCGTACAGCTCGTGGACATTGCAGGGCTAGTTTTCGGAGAGGAAAGTTTGAGTTCTCCAGCTACCAAATATTCTCGCCTTTCGTTCATCCgatcctcgtcctcttcgcCCCAAATCTTAGGTGACGGTGACCTCATCGAGAACTAGCCCACCGCAATGTCCGCCTCTGCAATCCTTGAAGTCAACGGCGGGCTCGAGAGTCATGTCACGGTTCAGAAGCGAGCTTACTATTCACCTCCTTGGGCCGATGTCAGCATTATCGGCGTCGCGGGCAGCTCAGGTTCAGGCAAATCGACCTTGTCCCAGGCTATCGTCAAGAAGTTGAACCTACCCTGGGTCGTTATTTTGTCAATGGCATGAATCCCTGAAACTATCCTTCGAACATAAGCTCATATATAACAGGACTCTTTTTATAAGACCTTGACACCCGAGCAGTCTAAACTGGCCTTCGCCAACGAATATGACTTCGACTCGCCTGACGTATGCTTCCTGTGACATAGTATGAACTGCCAGAATAACAACTGATGCTATTCTTATAGGCCATCGATTTCGATGTTCTGGTCGATAAGCTACGGGATCTTAAGGCTGGGTATGTGTAGTTGACGATGGCTTTGGGATTTACACCTCACTGACGTCTCACCATACTCACAGAAAACGGGCTGAAATTCCTGTTTATTCATTCGCCAAACATTCTCGATTGGACCGTACAACATCCATCTACTCGCCTCATGTACTTGTCCTAGAGGGTATTTTTGCGCTTTACGACCCTCGAGTGCTTGAACTGCTTGATATGGGTGTATGTTAAAACCGATGCCCTATTGAAGCGTATGATTTGGACCTAACACTGAACTTAGATCTATTGTGAGGCAGATGCAGATACTTGCCTGTCAAGGAGACGTAAGTCTTGACGTTACGAAGACCTATGGAAGGGTTTCTGACCAGGTTGGTGTAGTTGTCCGTGATGTACGAGAGCGTGGGCGGGATATCGAGGGTATCATCAAGCAGTGGTTTGGATTTGTCAAGCCAAACTTTGAGAAGGTAAGCTCCCCGTATCAGAAACAGAGGATTTCTTACGAAGGCTAATTGACAACTTCAAGTTCGTCGAGCCCCAACGGAAGGTTGCTGATTTGATCGTACCGCGAGGAATCGAGAACAGAGTTGCCCTTGGTGAGTAGTCACAAGACCTTGAAAACCTGACTAAAACGCTCATGTTCGTAGAAATGATGGTTCAgtttgtcgagaagaagctgttcGAGAAATCAAGACATCACCGAGAGGCACTGTCCCGCCTGGAAGCAGCAAGTAAGGATTCACCGCTTTCTGAACGGGTCGTGGTCTTGGATGATACACGACAGCTCAAATTCATGAACACCATCCTTCAGGATATTGACACAGATCCTGAGGATTTCATCTTCTACTTTGACAGGCTTGCGAGCCTGATTATTGAACAGTAAGAGACTGAGAGGCTGTGAGTGTGAAAGACTGTTTGTTCGCTAACACTTCATAGGGCCCTCAACAATGCCCATTTCGAGGCCAAGAATATTGTAACACCCCAAGGATACGAATACAAGGGTCTTGTATCAACGGGTGAGGTCTGCGCCGTTATTGTACTCCGAGGAGGATCAGCGTTTGAGCCGGCGCTTCGAAAGACTATTCCCGATTGCCGAACGGGCCGTCTTCTTATCCAATCCGACTATTCCACGGGAGAGCCGGAACTTCATTACTTGCGACTACCTGACGATATTGCAGACCAAGAAAGCGTCCTACTTCTGGACACCCAGATGGCTACTGGAGGTGCAGCGTTGATGGCGGTGCAAGTCCTGGTCGATCACGGCGTGAAACAGGATCGTATTGTTCTAGCAACATACTCGGCCGGCAAGGTTGGACTTCACAGATTGACATCCGTTTTCCCAGAGATTACAGTCGTGGTTTGCAACATGCTCGACTACCAACAAGAACGATGGGTCGAGAAGAGGTATTTCCGCTGCTGATGGACCActcttatatatagtatacTTTGTCATGATAGATGATGGCGGAAGCTTGGAAACAACGCAGTGATAGTGGTAGTCAAATCAAGATTGACGATAAGGATTATCGGAATGCCCGGTAATTATATCCGTAAAGGAAGCAAATATGCGAACAGCGCTGCGTTTGGTTGCTGCGTCAGCTCTTCACAATCTTGAGATCCACCACAATTGGcatctcatcagcatctGTAACGTAACTGATCCACGACTAGGATCCACGAAACGGGACGTCCGAAACCAACAGGATAGTTGGAAAAAAGAGGAGCCACTGTGTGATATTTGACGCAAACCAGCCAAAGTCATGGCATGGCGGCCGACGTATCCGAGGGGTCGATATGGCTTCAAATGAGTACGTGGGGTTTGTCTATGTGTGGCCTATGATTCAATGACGATGGAAAATGAGATATTGATGTTTGAAGTGCGATATGCTGTACGGTAGTGGAGTCGCCGATCTTCGGTTGTCATGGATCGCCAAGAaattggtggtgatgaaggagagCTCTGGTAATGACGTAGCTGTACCGTACAGTAGGTACCACCTCTGGAAGTCTCAGCTGCAACCACATGTCCAGTCTTGCAGCCCAGTTCATCCCTGGTTGAGCTCCGTAAACGGGAAGATCCTTTTTTAGATGCATGCATTACACAATACAACCGAAACTAGAAGACTCTTTTTTCTCTGCTTCACTCTTGTTCTCTTCTTGCATCATCCATTGAGTGTTCTCTCACTAACATTCTGTGCTTCTGCTCGTGTCATGATCTAGAAAGCACCAAACGTTTTCTTTGACCTCGTGGGCTTATCATTGACGTCGAACATCCCCCCAATTCCGCAAAATAATGCCCGTCTCTTCCATGATGGCCGCGCGACTGGCTCGCGCCGGTCAAAACAGGGCCATTACCAGCTCTCGATGCTTCAAACCATCTCTCGCTCCTCGCCCAATATACTCGTCGCAATCGCGAAGCTTCGTCAAGCTCACAGGGGCTTCGCCATCAATCACAAAGGGCTCTCCAGCAACTAGCCGAACCACCCGCCAACTACCCTCCCAGTTCTTCGTGCGCGCTCTATCAGGAAAACCACTTCCCCAAGGAAAGTCTAGAGCCCTTAATTTTTGCTACCGCCTAGCGGCTTGGGTTGGTATTTCAATATCAGTTATCGGCGTTGGTATTgttggcttcttcatctaCGATGCCAGCACATATTTCGAGCACCCCACTCAGAGCGATATCGATGTCTCAAAGATTGCCCTTCAGCCTCGCAGTGGTGGTGAAAAGAACCTGCCAATCGCCGAGGTAttcattgatgatgacgactcGGAGGAGAAGCGTCGCCTCAAAGACAAGCCACGACTGGTGATTCTTGGTGGCGGATGGGGAGGTGTTGCGCTCCTCAAAGAGCTGAACCCAGACGATTACCATGTTACTGTTATTTCGCCAACCAATTACTTCCTCTTCACCCCTATGCTTCCCTCAGCTACAGTAGGTACTCTCGAGTTGCGATCTCTTGTTGAGCCTATTCGACGAATTCTGAGCCGGGTTAACGGTCACTTCATTCGcgccaaggctgaggataTCGACTTTTCGCACAAGATGGTGGAAGTGTCGCAAGTTGACGCAAACGGCAAAGATATCAGATTCTATGTGCCATACGATAAGCTTGTCGTTGCTGTCGGTTCGACAACCAATCCTCACGGTGTCAAGGGTCTGGAAAATGCCTACTTCCTTAAGGATATCAATGACGCACGCATGATTCGAAACCAGGTCATACAAAACTTCGAGTTGGCCAACTTGCCTACATGCCCGGATGAGGAACGAAAGCGTCTACTTTCCTTCTGTGTCAGTGGTGGTGGCCCTACAGGTGTCGAGTTCGCTGCTGAGCTttttgaccttctcaacgaGGATTTGACGAGGCACTTCCCCCGACTTCTACGTAATGAGATCTCAGTCCATCTTATCCAAAGCCGTGGACACATTTTGAACACATACGATGAGACTGTTTCACGATATGCTGAGGAACGCTTTGCTCGCGACCAAGTTGACGTCCTCACCAACTCTCGTGTCAAGGAGGTTCTCCCCgacaagatcatcttcacacagaaacaagaagatggcacAATGATCACCAAGGAGCTACCTATTGGTTTCTGCCTTTGGTCGACTGGTGTTTCGCAAACCCAGTTCTGTCAAACACTGGCTGCTAAGCTGGGCAAATCTCAGACAAACCGACATGCTCTGGAGACTGACACCCACCTTCGTCTTAATGGCTCACCCCTGGGCGATGTATACGCCATCGGAGATTGTTCTACAGTCCAGAACAACGTTGCCGACCACATCGTCACTTTCCTGCGATCCTTGGCCTGGAAGCGTGGCAAGGACCCTGAGACACTTCAGCTCAGTTTCGCTGACTGGCGAGGTGTTGCTGAGGACGTCAAGAGACGATTCCCCCAGTCTATCAACCATCTCAAGCGCGTGGACAAGCTATTCAAGGAATTCGATAAGGACAAATCCGGCACactcgactttgatgagttgACACAATTGCTAAAACAAGTCGACGACAAGCTCACATCCTTGCCTGCTACTGCCCAGCGCGCTCATCAGCAAGGACAATATCTTGCTCGCAAGTTCAACAAGATGGCACGCATGCATGAGGGCCTGAACGCCAACGACATTCGCGAgggtgatgttgatgctgctGTTTACAAGGCCTTTGAGTATAAGCACCTAGGCAGTCTCGCTTATGTTGGTAACTCTGCCatctttgatcttggtgaggGTCGAAGCTTGGCTGGTGGTCTCTGGGCTGTTTACGCTTGGCGCTCTGTCTACTTTGCCCAGAGCGTGAGTCTGCGAACACGACTATTGATGGCCATGGACTGGACCAAGCGAGGTCTTTTTGGACGAGGTTTGTATCCCTTCCCATTTTCACAAACATCTCTGACAATAAACAGATTTAATGAGTTTCTAAATCTATTCTTATGAATGCTTAATATTTGTCATTTCTTTAGACCTTGAGTGAGGC
This DNA window, taken from Fusarium oxysporum f. sp. lycopersici 4287 chromosome 7, whole genome shotgun sequence, encodes the following:
- a CDS encoding uridine kinase, which codes for MSASAILEVNGGLESHVTVQKRAYYSPPWADVSIIGVAGSSGSGKSTLSQAIVKKLNLPWVVILSMDSFYKTLTPEQSKLAFANEYDFDSPDAIDFDVLVDKLRDLKAGKRAEIPVYSFAKHSRLDRTTSIYSPHVLVLEGIFALYDPRVLELLDMGIYCEADADTCLSRRLVRDVRERGRDIEGIIKQWFGFVKPNFEKFVEPQRKVADLIVPRGIENRVALEMMVQFVEKKLFEKSRHHREALSRLEAASKDSPLSERVVVLDDTRQLKFMNTILQDIDTDPEDFIFYFDRLASLIIEQALNNAHFEAKNIVTPQGYEYKGLVSTGEVCAVIVLRGGSAFEPALRKTIPDCRTGRLLIQSDYSTGEPELHYLRLPDDIADQESVLLLDTQMATGGAALMAVQVLVDHGVKQDRIVLATYSAGKVGLHRLTSVFPEITVVVCNMLDYQQERWVEKRYFRC
- a CDS encoding NADH dehydrogenase, coding for MPVSSMMAARLARAGQNRAITSSRCFKPSLAPRPIYSSQSRSFVKLTGASPSITKGSPATSRTTRQLPSQFFVRALSGKPLPQGKSRALNFCYRLAAWVGISISVIGVGIVGFFIYDASTYFEHPTQSDIDVSKIALQPRSGGEKNLPIAEVFIDDDDSEEKRRLKDKPRLVILGGGWGGVALLKELNPDDYHVTVISPTNYFLFTPMLPSATVGTLELRSLVEPIRRILSRVNGHFIRAKAEDIDFSHKMVEVSQVDANGKDIRFYVPYDKLVVAVGSTTNPHGVKGLENAYFLKDINDARMIRNQVIQNFELANLPTCPDEERKRLLSFCVSGGGPTGVEFAAELFDLLNEDLTRHFPRLLRNEISVHLIQSRGHILNTYDETVSRYAEERFARDQVDVLTNSRVKEVLPDKIIFTQKQEDGTMITKELPIGFCLWSTGVSQTQFCQTLAAKLGKSQTNRHALETDTHLRLNGSPLGDVYAIGDCSTVQNNVADHIVTFLRSLAWKRGKDPETLQLSFADWRGVAEDVKRRFPQSINHLKRVDKLFKEFDKDKSGTLDFDELTQLLKQVDDKLTSLPATAQRAHQQGQYLARKFNKMARMHEGLNANDIREGDVDAAVYKAFEYKHLGSLAYVGNSAIFDLGEGRSLAGGLWAVYAWRSVYFAQSVSLRTRLLMAMDWTKRGLFGRDLMSF